In Palaeococcus ferrophilus DSM 13482, the genomic window ACCTTCCTCTCCGTGTGGGCCTGCACGAGCTCCCTGACCTCCTCGTGGAGGGCCTCCTTGACTTCGAGGTACTCCTTGGGGCTTTGGAGCTCGCTGTCAACCATGGCCGCAGCAATCGTGAGGTCTATCTCGTCGCCCTTCCTGAGGCCCATGACCTTTATGTCCTCACCGAGGGCCGGGTACTTCTTCTTGAACTCGTCGCCGTTGAGGAGTCTCTCCGTCTCGTAGACGATTTTCTCAACCTCGCTGAAGGGCGCGAAGCCCACACCGAAGGAGGTGTCGTTGGCGAGCGGGATGGGGTTCTCCTTGGCCTTGTTGAAAACTCCGACGAGGTCAACGCTTCCCTGACCTATGCGGGAATCTATGACGACATGGTTGTCAACGTCGAGGTGGCGAACGGCCTTCCTGAGGTACTCCCTCGCGGCCTTTATGGCGACCTCGTGGACCGGGAAGAGCTCCCTGTCAACGAGCTCCACGGCCCTTCCCGAGAGGAGGATGTAGATCGGCTTTATGACCTCACCGCCGCCGAAGCGCGGGTAGGCCCTTCCACCAACGACCTCAACCTGGTCCGTGTTGTGGTGGAGGATTATCCCGTACCTCTTGATGTACTCCTTCGAGAGGGCCCTGCTAACAGCCTCGGCAATACCGTCGGCTATGCTGTCGGGGTGGCCTATTCCCTTCCTCTCGACGAGCTCGACCTTCTGCATCTCAACGGGGGTCTTGTAGAGCTCCTCAACAACTATGTTCCTTTTGACTTCCGCCATGATCATCACCCGTAACCTTTGTGAGATGCACTCTGATGGACGCTTTATATATTTTTCGGCATATCAATCACACCAGAATATAACTGCTGGTTATTGGGAAAACTTATTAACATCGAACGCACGGATATAACCGGGGGTTATCATGGTAATACTTCCAAGGCCCTTTGACCCGAGGGATATAAAACGCATCCGAAAGGAACTCGGGATAACCCAGGAGGAGCTCGCCGAGAGAGCCGGGGTCACCCAGGCGTACATAGCCAAGTTAGAGAACGGGAGGGTTGACCCGAGGCTCTCCACGTTCAACAAAATCCTGCAGGCGCTCATAGAATGCAAGAAGGGCCGCCTGAAGGCCAAAAACCTCATGTCCAGCCCGATAGTGGCCGTGAAGCCCTACGACCCGGTGGAAAAGGTAATACGCTTCATGAAGGAGCACAACATCTCACAGGTGCCCGTCATAAGCGGTAAGCGCGTTGTCGGCGGCATAACCGACCGCTCCCTCGTCAGGAAGAGCCTTGAGATGGAGGACATCTACGGGAGGAAAGTCATGGAGGTCATGGACGAGCCGTTTCCCATAGTCAACGAGGAGGACGACGTTGAGATAGTGAAGTACCTCCTCGAGGAGCATCCCGCGGTCATAGTGCAGAACCGCGAAG contains:
- a CDS encoding CBS domain-containing protein, with the protein product MVILPRPFDPRDIKRIRKELGITQEELAERAGVTQAYIAKLENGRVDPRLSTFNKILQALIECKKGRLKAKNLMSSPIVAVKPYDPVEKVIRFMKEHNISQVPVISGKRVVGGITDRSLVRKSLEMEDIYGRKVMEVMDEPFPIVNEEDDVEIVKYLLEEHPAVIVQNREGSPVGIITRSDLFKLAR
- a CDS encoding methionine adenosyltransferase; this encodes MAEVKRNIVVEELYKTPVEMQKVELVERKGIGHPDSIADGIAEAVSRALSKEYIKRYGIILHHNTDQVEVVGGRAYPRFGGGEVIKPIYILLSGRAVELVDRELFPVHEVAIKAAREYLRKAVRHLDVDNHVVIDSRIGQGSVDLVGVFNKAKENPIPLANDTSFGVGFAPFSEVEKIVYETERLLNGDEFKKKYPALGEDIKVMGLRKGDEIDLTIAAAMVDSELQSPKEYLEVKEALHEEVRELVQAHTERKVNIYINTADDPSKDIYYITVTGTSAEAGDDGSVGRGNRVNGLITPNRYMSMEAAAGKNPVSHVGKIYNLLANLIAKDVAEKVEGVEEVYVRILSQIGKPIDQPLVASLQILPKKGYTLEKIEKPAYEIADEWLANIIKVREMVIEGRINVF